One region of Solea senegalensis isolate Sse05_10M linkage group LG14, IFAPA_SoseM_1, whole genome shotgun sequence genomic DNA includes:
- the sgta gene encoding small glutamine-rich tetratricopeptide repeat-containing protein alpha: MTDHKRLAFSIIQFLHDQLQSGKLTSDAQESLEVAVQCLETAFDVSTDDQSLAVPVTLPEIFASATAEYPAQSQVNNNSTPDSVNEDQRLEAERLKSDGNDQMKVENFAAAVEFYSKAIAINPQNAVYYCNRAAALSKLGNYAGAVQDCEQAISIDPNYSKAYGRMGLALASLNKHTEAASFYKKALELDPDNDTYKINLKIAEEKMETSSPTAGMGGVDLAGLLTNPGFMNMASSLMNNPQVQQMMSGMMSGSYGAMGGGVGGVGGGAAAPGPGPGPAPAAAGDLSGLIQAGQQFAQQMQQQNPELIEQLRSQIRNRSPSSSNEEQP, encoded by the exons ATGACAGACCATAAACGTCTCGCCTTCTCCATCATCCAGTTCCTCCATGATCAGCTCCAGTCAGGGAAGCTAACATCTGACGCTCAGGAGAGTCTGGAGG TGGCCGTCCAGTGTTTGGAGACGGCGTTTGACGTGTCCACTGATGATCAGAGTCTTGCCGTCCCCGTGACATTACCAGAGATCTTTGCTTCAGCCACAGCAGAG TATCCAGCTCAGTCACAGGTCAACAATAACTCCACCCCTGACTCGGTCAATGAGGACCAGAGACTCGAGGCTGAGAGACTCAAATCTGACG GTAACGACCAGATGAAGGTGGAGAACTTTGCAGCTGCAGTAGAGTTTTACTCAAAGGCGATTGCCATCAACCCTCAGAACGCTGTTTACTACTGTAACAG agctgcAGCGCTGAGTAAGCTGGGGAACTACGCTGGAGCGGTCCAGGACTGTGAACAGGCGATCAGCATCGACCCAAACTACAGTAAAGCCTACGGCAGGATGGG TCTGGCGTTGGCGAGtctcaacaaacacacagaagcgGCAAGTTTTTATAAAAAAGCTCTGGAGCTCGACCCGGACAACGACACGTACAAAATCAACCTGAAGATCGcggaggagaagatggagacgTCCAGTCCT ACGGCGGGGATGGGCGGTGTCGACCTCGCCGGTTTACTCACGAACCCCGGCTTCATGAACATG gcgTCGTCGTTGATGAATAATCCTCAGGTGCAGCAAAt GATGTCTGGAATGATGTCCGGAAGCTACGGAGCAATGGGAGGAGGTGTAGGAGGAGTAGGAGGCGGAGCTGCAgcaccaggaccaggaccaggacctgcacctgctgctgctggagattTGTCAGGACTGATCCAGGC ggggcagcagttCGCTcaacagatgcagcagcagaatccTGAACTCATCGAACAGCTGAGGAGTCAAATCCGCAACCGATCGCCGAGCAGCAGCAACGAGGAGCAGCCGTGA
- the slc1a8a gene encoding excitatory amino acid transporter 5, with amino-acid sequence MEELLLPSADEEARSDQSSFSPGDTRRTMWDRIKSMVQVTVKDELKRNIQVFCRRNALLTLSIIAVLTGCTLGFMLRGTQLSTQAKIYFSFPGELLMRMLKMLILPLITSSLMSGLSSMESKACCRMGVLTVTYYLWTTFIAVVVGIVLVLIIKPGVGTEMESHRLGGGPVMTSADALLDLIRNMVPSNLIEATFQQYKTDLVPILKLSTRTIQPNFVYVIPDDSDPKGRTVYLELTPPPEVTYKTSPGSSQQMNVLGIVIFSATMGLLLGRMGERGAPLVNVCQCINECVMKIINAAVWYFPFGIIFLVAGKILDMQDPSTLGKKLGWYGITVLAGLFVHGLVLLPLFYFVLTGKNPFSYIRGLLQAMVIALATSSSSATLPITMKCLLENCHVDRQIARFVLPVGATINMDGTALYEAVAAIFIAQVNDYELDLGQLVTISITATAASIGAAGIPQAGLVTMVIVLTSVGLPPDDITLIVAIDWILDRFRTMINVLGDALAAGIIAHLCRKDFPLSNTGKSVPSYGTQTPHNSHSIDVPMTELHADNAAGERHAHTVYYNICQV; translated from the exons atggaggagcTTCTATTACCGAGCGCTGACGAGGAGGCTCGCTCCGACCAGAGCTCGTTTTCTCCAGGAGACACGAGGAGGACGATGTGGGACAGAATCAAGTCCATGGTCCAGGTGACGGTGAAGGACGAGCTGAAGAGGAACATCCAGGTCTTCTGTCGCAGGAACGCTCTGCTCACATTGTCCATCATCGCCGTCCTGACCGGCTGCACACTGGGCTTCATGCTGAGAGGAACCCAGCTGTCCACACAG gcAAAGATCTACTTCTCCTTCCCTGGAGAGCTGCTGatgaggatgttgaagatgctCATTCTTCCTCTCATCACGTCCAG TCTGATGTCGGGTCTGTCGTCCATGGAGTCAAAGGCATGCTGTCGCATGGGCGTCCTCACCGTCACATATTACCTGTGGACCACCTTCATCGCCGTGGTGGTCGGCatcgtcctcgtcctcatcATCAAACCTGGTGTGGGGACAGAGATGGAGAGTCACCGTCTGGGAGGCGGACCCGTCATGACCTCGGCCGACGCCCTGCTCGACCTCATCAG AAACATGGTTCCCTCTAATCTGATCGAGGCCACCTTTCAGCAG TATAAAACAGACCTGGTTCCCATCCTCAAACTCTCGACCAGGACCATCCAGCCCAACTTTGTCTACGTCATCCCTGACGATAGTGACCCTAAAGGTCGGACAGTGTACCTGGAGctgactccgcctccagagGTCACGTACAAAACCAGTCCAGGCAGCAGCCAACAGATGAACGTCCTGGGCATCGTCATCTTCTCTGCCACCATGG gtctgtTGCTGGGCAGGATGGGAGAACGAGGCGCCCCGCTGGTCAACGTGTGTCAGTGCATCAACGAGTGTGTGATGAAGATCATAAATGCTGCTGTTTG gTACTTTCCTTTCGGGATCATTTTCCTGGTGGCGGGAAAGATCCTGGACATGCAGGACCCGAGCACTCTGGGTAAGAAGCTGGGCTGGTACGGCATCACCGTCCTCGCTGGCCTCTTTGTCCACGGTCttgtcctcctccctctcttctacTTCGTCCTCACCGGGAAGAATCCGTTCTCCTACATCCGTGGTCTGCTGCAGGCCATGGTCATCGCTCTGGCCACGTCGTCCAG CTCAGCCACGCTGCCCATCACCATGAAGTGTCTGTTAGAAAACTGTCACGTGGACAGACAGATCGCCCGCTTTGTGCTTCCTGTCGGCGCCACCATCAACATGGACGGCACGGCGCTGTACGAGGCCGTGGCCGCCATTTTCATCGCTCAGGTCAACGACTACGAGCTGGACCTCGGTCAGCTGGTCACCATCAG CATCACAGCGACGGCCGCGAGCATCGGCGCGGCAGGGATCCCTCAGGCCGGCCTGGTTACCATGGTGATCGTACTGACCTCAGTGGGGTTACCgcctgatgacatcacactcaTAGTAGCCATTGATTGGATCCT agaCAGATTTCGGACCATGATCAACGTCCTTGGAGACGCTCTGGCTGCAGGAATCATCGCTCACCTGTGTCGCAAAGATTTCCCTCTCAGCAACACCGGAAAg TCTGTCCCGTCCTACGGAACACAAACGCCTCACAACTCTCACAGCATCGACGTGCCCATGACGGAGCTCCACGCCGACAATGCTGCGGGCGAGAGACACGCCCACACCGTCTACTACAACATCTGTCAGGTGTGA
- the LOC122780416 gene encoding zinc transporter ZIP3-like, producing MQILVVKLLGLLGLFGLMLTGVLVPVRLLLVDYDKAHRYRRALSLCNSFGGGVFLATCFNALLPAVRDKVGDVFQQLKITSDYPLAETMMMLGFFLTVFVEQTVLTFRKDKPSFIDLETFNAGGSEAGSDSEYDTPFISSSRGTAAGGGGGHSHAHFSPVELAGAGPLRLASLVLALSAHSVFEGLALGLQEDGAKLGNLFLGVAVHETLAAVALGVSVAKASLGLREAAKLGVTVSLMIPLGMVVGMGIESTQTLAGSIVSVVLQGFAAGTFLFVTFFEILSRELEDKQDRLLKVLFLILGYAALATLVFIKW from the exons ATGCAGATCCTGGTGGTGAAGCTGCTCGGCCTGCTGGGATTGTTCGGACTCATGCTCACAGGAGTTCTGGTCCCAGTTCGCCTCCTGCTGGTCGACTATGACAAGGCGCACAGGTACAGGAGAGCGTTGTCTCTCTGCAACTCGTTTGGTGGAGGCGTGTTCCTCGCCACGTGCTTCAACGCTCTGCTGCCCGCCGTCAGAGACAAG GTGGGCGATGTGTTCCAGCAGCTGAAGATCACCAGTGATTACCCTCTGGCTGAGACGATGATGATGCTCGGCTTCTTCCTCACGGTGTTCGTGGAACAGACCGTCCTCACCTTCAGGAAGGACAAACCGTCCTTCATTGACCTGGAGACCTTCAATGCCGGCGGCTCTGAGGCCGGCAGCGACTCAGAGTACGACACGCCCTTCATCTCCTCATCACGGGGCACGGCAGCTGGCGGCGGTGGCggacactcacacgcacacttcAGTCCGGTAGAGCTGGCAGGGGCGGGGCCTCTGCGGCTGGCCAGCCTGGTCCTGGCTCTGTCGGCTCACTCGGTGTTCGAGGGCCTGGCACTCGGTCTGCAGGAGGACGGAGCCAAACTGGGAAACCTCTTCCTGGGCGTGGCCGTGCACGAGACGCTGGCCGCTGTCGCCCTTGGCGTCAGCGTGGCCAAGGCGTCGCTGGGTTTAAGAGAAGCCGCCAAGCTGGGCGTCACCGTCAGCCTGATGATCCCACTGGGGATGGTGGTGGGCATGGGCATCGAGTCGACTCAGACGCTGGCAGGGAGCATCGTCTCAGTGGTGCTGCAGGGATTCGCCGCCGGCACCTTCCTCTTCGTCACATTCTTTGAGATTCTGTCCCGAGAGCTGGAGGACAAACAGGACCGTCTCCTCaaagtcctcttcctcatccttgGGTACGCAGCGCTCGCCACGCTAGTCTTCATCAAGTGGTGA